The following proteins are co-located in the Oryzias melastigma strain HK-1 linkage group LG8, ASM292280v2, whole genome shotgun sequence genome:
- the cramp1 gene encoding protein cramped-like isoform X3, translating to MTPGSREGIGIDGKRNPSRKPDGCDEEESGEQASEERSTKGDDRVEILNPSATGLGSGSAHVLPASPPNRTGLGSNQQPPTPSEPAPPCHDQHHFLRSSVRPPSKRIRKDSISATINGHGGAKSKGAENGSSSHGGVGQSGPVAGSTGGVSKASKGQGSTDKDEQAGNQKRARRQWESWSAEDKNSFFEGLYEHGKDFEAIQNNIAMKYKKRGKPANMVKNKEQVRHFYYRTWHKISKHIDFANVYNRVLKKSSQELYGLICYAELRKKVGGLMDDKNVAKLNELIQQGATTVRSKGRNLRIKAPMCRALKKLCDPDGVSDEEDQKPVRLPLKVAVELQPRSNYSWARVQTLAHNPRLRMVVELHRKVSSLIEYLKQKWAYQDQRILNSLKEREALEGSQSSAVSPNKGPQEELCLFPSENSTLTTLPGVARVVHSKASCTVHWLETGKNRPNAKELPAAQILGIHTAAPRGSSKSGRGSTNAGGPSTADSRRTEAPNTDQSPDSTGKVDEKKLQQMGVFPEEGTGSPETTELNGGLSANKSTEGSCGVAEISNDPCKEEPNATTSSPEAAQTLPAKPAAGGSEEAASQSSAPPTKERTVEQIREEGWSARDTDVTLAELYLMFGKPGKLQLEYEWQHVVAPSSNQEDAQSSVPPRPNRTNRVLRCLLKLVQTEVNPKPVAPEVCSTATSPLKSHQEEQNQSITPPGKGPIAGVRSPNCSRQQNSVRVAKIHSPNTGASGGRNLPRSLLGAPNAGSDAEGGVFAVPTTLPPNSSRYNRMFSPNKEAQLAFRQQLDSISMQSDLFLYRQRKPRNRQLRKPLVVQRTLLPRTTGDTPQHVCSFSILSNSSATGTGSFRPINTRLAPSTRPPVTKTSPASSSSAASSELSSAIDLAAKSAGIIPGSPCPELDSSTVDGALLTTPPIAEAEPDTHLLQPSVSENGQPPPSPGVSGGRDSLLSPPSVASLLDISLPGPPEEALAPGEPQTQISDSIIELAINSTHYGEEAALSPAKLGNGDHSKLLSSSPSVSPSRGWIPSPSHDPQWYPSDSSDSTLGCLLSSMVSPDKSKRTTLAPSGPSSGTALLGPSLLDCNSHDSFQSRGLPDVAEMDSQLACMMSESSVDYIARFNDLAQELAVTEPSIPPP from the exons ATGACACCGGGATCCAGGGAGGGGATCGGTATCGATGGGAAGAGGAATCCGTCCAGAAAGCCCGACGGTTGCGACGAGGAGGAGAGCGGAGAGCAGGCGAGCGAGGAGCGGAGTACAAAGGGAGACGACCGAGTGGAAATTCTTAATCCATCAGCCACGGGTCTCGGCTCCGGTTCAGCCCACGTCCTCCCTGCCTCCCCACCGAACCGGACCGGGTTAGGCTCGAACCAGCAGCCGCCGACCCCGTCCGAACCCGCCCCTCCGTGTCACGACCAGCATCATTTTCTACGATCCAGCGTTAGACCTCCGAGCAAACGGATACGGAAGGATTCAATCAGCGCGACGATCAATGGACATGGCGGGGCAAAATCGAAAG GAGCAGAGAATGGCTCTTCTTCCCATGGCGGTGTCGGACAGTCGGGGCCTGTGGCTGGCTCCACAGGAGGAGTGTCCAAGGCATCCAAGGGTCAGGGGTCCACTGATAAAGACGAGCAGGCTGGTAACCAGAAGAGAGCCCGTCGACAGTGGGAATCGTGGAGCGCAGAGGACAAAAATAGCTTCTTCGAGGGGCTCTACGAG CATGGAAAAGATTTCGAGGCGATCCAGAATAACATCGCAATGAAGTACAAAAAAAGAGGCAAGCCTGCCAACATGGTGAAGAACAAAGAGCAGGTCCGCCACTTCTACTACCGCACCTGGCACAAAATCTCCAAACACATCGACTTTGCCAACG TATACAACCGCGTCCTGAAGAAATCCTCACAAGAACTGTACGGCCTAATCTGCTATGCCGAGCTCCGCAAAAAAGTCGGTGGAT TGATGGATGATAAGAATGTGGCGAAGCTGAATGAACTCATCCAGCAGGG GGCAACAACAGTGCGCTCCAAAGGGAGGAACCTGCGGATAAAAGCACCCATGTGCCGAGCCCTGAAGAAACTTTGCGATCCGGACG GAGTGAGTGATGAGGAGGACCAGAAGCCAGTGCGTCTACCCCTGAAGGTGGCGGTGGAGCTCCAGCCTCGCAGTAATTACTCCTGGGCCCGAGTTCAGACTCTCGCCCACAATCCCCGCCTCAG GATGGTGGTGGAACTTCACAGGAAAGTCTCCAGCCTCATCGAGTACCTGAAACAGAAGTGGGCTTACCAAGACCAGAGAATT CTCAACAGTCTGAAGGAGAGAGAAGCTCTGGAGGGCAGCCAGTCCAGCGCGGTCTCCCCCAACAAGGGTCCGCAGGAGGAGCTCTGTCTTTTCCCGTCCGAGAACAGCACCTTGACTACGCTTCCTGGTGTGGCCCGGGTGGTTCACTCCAAAGCCTCTTGTACTGTGCATTGGCTGGAGACCGGCAAGAACCGACCCAACGCTAAGGAACTGCCGGCGGCTCAGATTTTAGGCATTCACACAGCAGCGCCAAGAGGGAGCAGCAAATCTGGAAGAGGGAGCACAAACGCTGGTGGTCCCTCCACGGCTGATAGTCGTCGGACTGAAGCCCCTAACACTGATCAGTCACCGGACAGTACTGGAAAAGTGGACGAGAAGAAACTTCAGCAGATGGGGGTTTTTCCAGAAGAGGGAACAGGATCACCTGAGACCACAGAGCTCAATGGGGGCTTATCGGCGAACAAAAGCACAGAGGGGTCGTGTGGCGTTGCAGAAATCTCCAACGATCCATGCAAAGAGGAGCCAAACGCCACCACCTCCTCTCCAGAAGCTGCACAGACCCTCCCAGCCAAACCTGCTGCGGGCGGCTCAGAGGAGGCTGCGTCCCAGAGCTCCGCTCCACCAACAAAGGAGCGGACCGTCGAGCAGATCAGAGAGGAGGGCTGGAGCGCCCGCGACACGGACGTCACCCTGGCCGAGCTCTACCTGATGTTCGGGAAACCGGGGAAGCTGCAGCTGGAGTACGAGTGGCAGCATGTGGTCGCTCCCTCCAGCAACCAAGAAGACGCACAGTCCTCGGTACCGCCCAGACCCAACAGAACAAACCGGGTTTTACGCTGCCTGCTGAAGCTGGTTCAAACCGAGGTCAATCCTAAACCTGTG GCTCCTGAAGTTTGCTCCACAGCCACATCGCCCCTTAAGAGCCATCAGGAAGAGCAAAACCAATCAATTACTCCCCCAGGAAAAGGCCCCATCGCAGGCGTCCGCAGCCCCAACTGCAGCCGACAGCAGAACTCCGTCCGAGTGGCCAAGATACACTCCCCAAACACTGGTGCCTCAG GTGGCCGTAACCTTCCTCGCTCCCTGCTTGGGGCGCCAAATGCAGGCAGCGATGCAGAAGGCGGCGTGTTTGCAGTACCCACCACACTACCTCCCAACAGCTCCCGCTACAACCGAATGTTCTCCCCCAACAAGGAAGCCCAGCTTGCCTTCAGACAGCAGCTGGATTCCATAAGT ATGCAGTCAGACCTTTTCCTTTATCGGCAGAGGAAACCCAGGAACAGACAACTCCGGAAACCCCTTGTAGTTCAG AGAACGCTGCTGCCCAGGACGACAGGAGACACCCCTCAACACGTCTGCTCCTTCTCCATCCTTTCAAACTCCTCCGCAACAG GGACGGGTTCTTTTCGACCAATCAATACTCGCTTGGCTCCTTCCACTCGCCCCCCCGTGACGAAAACCTCACCCGCGTCATCTAGTTCTGCAGCATCCAGCGAGCTCTCCA GTGCCATCGACCTGGCAGCTAAGTCTGCAGGCATCATCCCCGGCAGTCCCTGTCCAGAACTGGATTCTTCCACTGTTGATGGTGCTTTGCTCACAACACCACCCATTGCTGAAGCTGAACCAGACACCCACCTCCTTCAGCCAAGTGTTTCAGAG AATGGTCAACCTCCTCCATCTCCTGGAGTAAGCGGAGGCAGAGACTCGCTTCTGTCTCCGCCCAGCGTTGCCTCGCTTCTCGACATCTCTCTGCCCGGACCTCCAGAAGAAGCTCTCGCGCCAGGAGAACCTCAGACACAAATCAGTGACTCCATCATCGAGCTTGCCATCAACTCCACACACTATG GAGAGGAGGCTGCGCTCTCTCCAGCCAAGCTGGGTAACGGTGACCACTCCAAACTGTTATCCTCCTCTCCCTCCGTCAGCCCATCCAGAGGCTGGATTCCCTCGCCAAGCCACGACCCCCAGTGGTACCCAAGTGACTCTAGTGACTCCACATTGGGTTGTCTTCTTT CTAGCATGGTGTCTCCTGATAAAAGTAAGAGGACCACCCTGGCCCCCTCTGGCCCCTCCAGCGGCACAGCTCTGCTTGGTCCCAGCCTCCTAGACTGCAACTCCCATGACTCCTTTCAATCCCGTGGCCTTCCGGATGTGGCAGAG ATGGACTCTCAGCTTGCCTGCATGATGAGCGAGAGCAGCGTGGACTACATCGCTCGCTTCAATGACTTGGCTCAGGAGCTGGCAGTGACTGAGCCCTCCATCCCACCTCCGTGA
- the cramp1 gene encoding protein cramped-like isoform X2, with translation MVKRKKTSPTAEKRENCMTPGSREGIGIDGKRNPSRKPDGCDEEESGEQASEERSTKGDDRVEILNPSATGLGSGSAHVLPASPPNRTGLGSNQQPPTPSEPAPPCHDQHHFLRSSVRPPSKRIRKDSISATINGHGGAKSKENGSSSHGGVGQSGPVAGSTGGVSKASKGQGSTDKDEQAGNQKRARRQWESWSAEDKNSFFEGLYEHGKDFEAIQNNIAMKYKKRGKPANMVKNKEQVRHFYYRTWHKISKHIDFANVYNRVLKKSSQELYGLICYAELRKKVGGLMDDKNVAKLNELIQQGATTVRSKGRNLRIKAPMCRALKKLCDPDGVSDEEDQKPVRLPLKVAVELQPRSNYSWARVQTLAHNPRLRMVVELHRKVSSLIEYLKQKWAYQDQRILNSLKEREALEGSQSSAVSPNKGPQEELCLFPSENSTLTTLPGVARVVHSKASCTVHWLETGKNRPNAKELPAAQILGIHTAAPRGSSKSGRGSTNAGGPSTADSRRTEAPNTDQSPDSTGKVDEKKLQQMGVFPEEGTGSPETTELNGGLSANKSTEGSCGVAEISNDPCKEEPNATTSSPEAAQTLPAKPAAGGSEEAASQSSAPPTKERTVEQIREEGWSARDTDVTLAELYLMFGKPGKLQLEYEWQHVVAPSSNQEDAQSSVPPRPNRTNRVLRCLLKLVQTEVNPKPVAPEVCSTATSPLKSHQEEQNQSITPPGKGPIAGVRSPNCSRQQNSVRVAKIHSPNTGASGGRNLPRSLLGAPNAGSDAEGGVFAVPTTLPPNSSRYNRMFSPNKEAQLAFRQQLDSISMQSDLFLYRQRKPRNRQLRKPLVVQRTLLPRTTGDTPQHVCSFSILSNSSATGTGSFRPINTRLAPSTRPPVTKTSPASSSSAASSELSSAIDLAAKSAGIIPGSPCPELDSSTVDGALLTTPPIAEAEPDTHLLQPSVSENGQPPPSPGVSGGRDSLLSPPSVASLLDISLPGPPEEALAPGEPQTQISDSIIELAINSTHYGEEAALSPAKLGNGDHSKLLSSSPSVSPSRGWIPSPSHDPQWYPSDSSDSTLGCLLSSMVSPDKSKRTTLAPSGPSSGTALLGPSLLDCNSHDSFQSRGLPDVAEMDSQLACMMSESSVDYIARFNDLAQELAVTEPSIPPP, from the exons ATGGTGAAGAGAAAGAAGACGTCACCTACTGCCGAAAAGCGTGAAAATTG CATGACACCGGGATCCAGGGAGGGGATCGGTATCGATGGGAAGAGGAATCCGTCCAGAAAGCCCGACGGTTGCGACGAGGAGGAGAGCGGAGAGCAGGCGAGCGAGGAGCGGAGTACAAAGGGAGACGACCGAGTGGAAATTCTTAATCCATCAGCCACGGGTCTCGGCTCCGGTTCAGCCCACGTCCTCCCTGCCTCCCCACCGAACCGGACCGGGTTAGGCTCGAACCAGCAGCCGCCGACCCCGTCCGAACCCGCCCCTCCGTGTCACGACCAGCATCATTTTCTACGATCCAGCGTTAGACCTCCGAGCAAACGGATACGGAAGGATTCAATCAGCGCGACGATCAATGGACATGGCGGGGCAAAATCGAAAG AGAATGGCTCTTCTTCCCATGGCGGTGTCGGACAGTCGGGGCCTGTGGCTGGCTCCACAGGAGGAGTGTCCAAGGCATCCAAGGGTCAGGGGTCCACTGATAAAGACGAGCAGGCTGGTAACCAGAAGAGAGCCCGTCGACAGTGGGAATCGTGGAGCGCAGAGGACAAAAATAGCTTCTTCGAGGGGCTCTACGAG CATGGAAAAGATTTCGAGGCGATCCAGAATAACATCGCAATGAAGTACAAAAAAAGAGGCAAGCCTGCCAACATGGTGAAGAACAAAGAGCAGGTCCGCCACTTCTACTACCGCACCTGGCACAAAATCTCCAAACACATCGACTTTGCCAACG TATACAACCGCGTCCTGAAGAAATCCTCACAAGAACTGTACGGCCTAATCTGCTATGCCGAGCTCCGCAAAAAAGTCGGTGGAT TGATGGATGATAAGAATGTGGCGAAGCTGAATGAACTCATCCAGCAGGG GGCAACAACAGTGCGCTCCAAAGGGAGGAACCTGCGGATAAAAGCACCCATGTGCCGAGCCCTGAAGAAACTTTGCGATCCGGACG GAGTGAGTGATGAGGAGGACCAGAAGCCAGTGCGTCTACCCCTGAAGGTGGCGGTGGAGCTCCAGCCTCGCAGTAATTACTCCTGGGCCCGAGTTCAGACTCTCGCCCACAATCCCCGCCTCAG GATGGTGGTGGAACTTCACAGGAAAGTCTCCAGCCTCATCGAGTACCTGAAACAGAAGTGGGCTTACCAAGACCAGAGAATT CTCAACAGTCTGAAGGAGAGAGAAGCTCTGGAGGGCAGCCAGTCCAGCGCGGTCTCCCCCAACAAGGGTCCGCAGGAGGAGCTCTGTCTTTTCCCGTCCGAGAACAGCACCTTGACTACGCTTCCTGGTGTGGCCCGGGTGGTTCACTCCAAAGCCTCTTGTACTGTGCATTGGCTGGAGACCGGCAAGAACCGACCCAACGCTAAGGAACTGCCGGCGGCTCAGATTTTAGGCATTCACACAGCAGCGCCAAGAGGGAGCAGCAAATCTGGAAGAGGGAGCACAAACGCTGGTGGTCCCTCCACGGCTGATAGTCGTCGGACTGAAGCCCCTAACACTGATCAGTCACCGGACAGTACTGGAAAAGTGGACGAGAAGAAACTTCAGCAGATGGGGGTTTTTCCAGAAGAGGGAACAGGATCACCTGAGACCACAGAGCTCAATGGGGGCTTATCGGCGAACAAAAGCACAGAGGGGTCGTGTGGCGTTGCAGAAATCTCCAACGATCCATGCAAAGAGGAGCCAAACGCCACCACCTCCTCTCCAGAAGCTGCACAGACCCTCCCAGCCAAACCTGCTGCGGGCGGCTCAGAGGAGGCTGCGTCCCAGAGCTCCGCTCCACCAACAAAGGAGCGGACCGTCGAGCAGATCAGAGAGGAGGGCTGGAGCGCCCGCGACACGGACGTCACCCTGGCCGAGCTCTACCTGATGTTCGGGAAACCGGGGAAGCTGCAGCTGGAGTACGAGTGGCAGCATGTGGTCGCTCCCTCCAGCAACCAAGAAGACGCACAGTCCTCGGTACCGCCCAGACCCAACAGAACAAACCGGGTTTTACGCTGCCTGCTGAAGCTGGTTCAAACCGAGGTCAATCCTAAACCTGTG GCTCCTGAAGTTTGCTCCACAGCCACATCGCCCCTTAAGAGCCATCAGGAAGAGCAAAACCAATCAATTACTCCCCCAGGAAAAGGCCCCATCGCAGGCGTCCGCAGCCCCAACTGCAGCCGACAGCAGAACTCCGTCCGAGTGGCCAAGATACACTCCCCAAACACTGGTGCCTCAG GTGGCCGTAACCTTCCTCGCTCCCTGCTTGGGGCGCCAAATGCAGGCAGCGATGCAGAAGGCGGCGTGTTTGCAGTACCCACCACACTACCTCCCAACAGCTCCCGCTACAACCGAATGTTCTCCCCCAACAAGGAAGCCCAGCTTGCCTTCAGACAGCAGCTGGATTCCATAAGT ATGCAGTCAGACCTTTTCCTTTATCGGCAGAGGAAACCCAGGAACAGACAACTCCGGAAACCCCTTGTAGTTCAG AGAACGCTGCTGCCCAGGACGACAGGAGACACCCCTCAACACGTCTGCTCCTTCTCCATCCTTTCAAACTCCTCCGCAACAG GGACGGGTTCTTTTCGACCAATCAATACTCGCTTGGCTCCTTCCACTCGCCCCCCCGTGACGAAAACCTCACCCGCGTCATCTAGTTCTGCAGCATCCAGCGAGCTCTCCA GTGCCATCGACCTGGCAGCTAAGTCTGCAGGCATCATCCCCGGCAGTCCCTGTCCAGAACTGGATTCTTCCACTGTTGATGGTGCTTTGCTCACAACACCACCCATTGCTGAAGCTGAACCAGACACCCACCTCCTTCAGCCAAGTGTTTCAGAG AATGGTCAACCTCCTCCATCTCCTGGAGTAAGCGGAGGCAGAGACTCGCTTCTGTCTCCGCCCAGCGTTGCCTCGCTTCTCGACATCTCTCTGCCCGGACCTCCAGAAGAAGCTCTCGCGCCAGGAGAACCTCAGACACAAATCAGTGACTCCATCATCGAGCTTGCCATCAACTCCACACACTATG GAGAGGAGGCTGCGCTCTCTCCAGCCAAGCTGGGTAACGGTGACCACTCCAAACTGTTATCCTCCTCTCCCTCCGTCAGCCCATCCAGAGGCTGGATTCCCTCGCCAAGCCACGACCCCCAGTGGTACCCAAGTGACTCTAGTGACTCCACATTGGGTTGTCTTCTTT CTAGCATGGTGTCTCCTGATAAAAGTAAGAGGACCACCCTGGCCCCCTCTGGCCCCTCCAGCGGCACAGCTCTGCTTGGTCCCAGCCTCCTAGACTGCAACTCCCATGACTCCTTTCAATCCCGTGGCCTTCCGGATGTGGCAGAG ATGGACTCTCAGCTTGCCTGCATGATGAGCGAGAGCAGCGTGGACTACATCGCTCGCTTCAATGACTTGGCTCAGGAGCTGGCAGTGACTGAGCCCTCCATCCCACCTCCGTGA
- the cramp1 gene encoding protein cramped-like isoform X1 codes for MVKRKKTSPTAEKRENCMTPGSREGIGIDGKRNPSRKPDGCDEEESGEQASEERSTKGDDRVEILNPSATGLGSGSAHVLPASPPNRTGLGSNQQPPTPSEPAPPCHDQHHFLRSSVRPPSKRIRKDSISATINGHGGAKSKGAENGSSSHGGVGQSGPVAGSTGGVSKASKGQGSTDKDEQAGNQKRARRQWESWSAEDKNSFFEGLYEHGKDFEAIQNNIAMKYKKRGKPANMVKNKEQVRHFYYRTWHKISKHIDFANVYNRVLKKSSQELYGLICYAELRKKVGGLMDDKNVAKLNELIQQGATTVRSKGRNLRIKAPMCRALKKLCDPDGVSDEEDQKPVRLPLKVAVELQPRSNYSWARVQTLAHNPRLRMVVELHRKVSSLIEYLKQKWAYQDQRILNSLKEREALEGSQSSAVSPNKGPQEELCLFPSENSTLTTLPGVARVVHSKASCTVHWLETGKNRPNAKELPAAQILGIHTAAPRGSSKSGRGSTNAGGPSTADSRRTEAPNTDQSPDSTGKVDEKKLQQMGVFPEEGTGSPETTELNGGLSANKSTEGSCGVAEISNDPCKEEPNATTSSPEAAQTLPAKPAAGGSEEAASQSSAPPTKERTVEQIREEGWSARDTDVTLAELYLMFGKPGKLQLEYEWQHVVAPSSNQEDAQSSVPPRPNRTNRVLRCLLKLVQTEVNPKPVAPEVCSTATSPLKSHQEEQNQSITPPGKGPIAGVRSPNCSRQQNSVRVAKIHSPNTGASGGRNLPRSLLGAPNAGSDAEGGVFAVPTTLPPNSSRYNRMFSPNKEAQLAFRQQLDSISMQSDLFLYRQRKPRNRQLRKPLVVQRTLLPRTTGDTPQHVCSFSILSNSSATGTGSFRPINTRLAPSTRPPVTKTSPASSSSAASSELSSAIDLAAKSAGIIPGSPCPELDSSTVDGALLTTPPIAEAEPDTHLLQPSVSENGQPPPSPGVSGGRDSLLSPPSVASLLDISLPGPPEEALAPGEPQTQISDSIIELAINSTHYGEEAALSPAKLGNGDHSKLLSSSPSVSPSRGWIPSPSHDPQWYPSDSSDSTLGCLLSSMVSPDKSKRTTLAPSGPSSGTALLGPSLLDCNSHDSFQSRGLPDVAEMDSQLACMMSESSVDYIARFNDLAQELAVTEPSIPPP; via the exons ATGGTGAAGAGAAAGAAGACGTCACCTACTGCCGAAAAGCGTGAAAATTG CATGACACCGGGATCCAGGGAGGGGATCGGTATCGATGGGAAGAGGAATCCGTCCAGAAAGCCCGACGGTTGCGACGAGGAGGAGAGCGGAGAGCAGGCGAGCGAGGAGCGGAGTACAAAGGGAGACGACCGAGTGGAAATTCTTAATCCATCAGCCACGGGTCTCGGCTCCGGTTCAGCCCACGTCCTCCCTGCCTCCCCACCGAACCGGACCGGGTTAGGCTCGAACCAGCAGCCGCCGACCCCGTCCGAACCCGCCCCTCCGTGTCACGACCAGCATCATTTTCTACGATCCAGCGTTAGACCTCCGAGCAAACGGATACGGAAGGATTCAATCAGCGCGACGATCAATGGACATGGCGGGGCAAAATCGAAAG GAGCAGAGAATGGCTCTTCTTCCCATGGCGGTGTCGGACAGTCGGGGCCTGTGGCTGGCTCCACAGGAGGAGTGTCCAAGGCATCCAAGGGTCAGGGGTCCACTGATAAAGACGAGCAGGCTGGTAACCAGAAGAGAGCCCGTCGACAGTGGGAATCGTGGAGCGCAGAGGACAAAAATAGCTTCTTCGAGGGGCTCTACGAG CATGGAAAAGATTTCGAGGCGATCCAGAATAACATCGCAATGAAGTACAAAAAAAGAGGCAAGCCTGCCAACATGGTGAAGAACAAAGAGCAGGTCCGCCACTTCTACTACCGCACCTGGCACAAAATCTCCAAACACATCGACTTTGCCAACG TATACAACCGCGTCCTGAAGAAATCCTCACAAGAACTGTACGGCCTAATCTGCTATGCCGAGCTCCGCAAAAAAGTCGGTGGAT TGATGGATGATAAGAATGTGGCGAAGCTGAATGAACTCATCCAGCAGGG GGCAACAACAGTGCGCTCCAAAGGGAGGAACCTGCGGATAAAAGCACCCATGTGCCGAGCCCTGAAGAAACTTTGCGATCCGGACG GAGTGAGTGATGAGGAGGACCAGAAGCCAGTGCGTCTACCCCTGAAGGTGGCGGTGGAGCTCCAGCCTCGCAGTAATTACTCCTGGGCCCGAGTTCAGACTCTCGCCCACAATCCCCGCCTCAG GATGGTGGTGGAACTTCACAGGAAAGTCTCCAGCCTCATCGAGTACCTGAAACAGAAGTGGGCTTACCAAGACCAGAGAATT CTCAACAGTCTGAAGGAGAGAGAAGCTCTGGAGGGCAGCCAGTCCAGCGCGGTCTCCCCCAACAAGGGTCCGCAGGAGGAGCTCTGTCTTTTCCCGTCCGAGAACAGCACCTTGACTACGCTTCCTGGTGTGGCCCGGGTGGTTCACTCCAAAGCCTCTTGTACTGTGCATTGGCTGGAGACCGGCAAGAACCGACCCAACGCTAAGGAACTGCCGGCGGCTCAGATTTTAGGCATTCACACAGCAGCGCCAAGAGGGAGCAGCAAATCTGGAAGAGGGAGCACAAACGCTGGTGGTCCCTCCACGGCTGATAGTCGTCGGACTGAAGCCCCTAACACTGATCAGTCACCGGACAGTACTGGAAAAGTGGACGAGAAGAAACTTCAGCAGATGGGGGTTTTTCCAGAAGAGGGAACAGGATCACCTGAGACCACAGAGCTCAATGGGGGCTTATCGGCGAACAAAAGCACAGAGGGGTCGTGTGGCGTTGCAGAAATCTCCAACGATCCATGCAAAGAGGAGCCAAACGCCACCACCTCCTCTCCAGAAGCTGCACAGACCCTCCCAGCCAAACCTGCTGCGGGCGGCTCAGAGGAGGCTGCGTCCCAGAGCTCCGCTCCACCAACAAAGGAGCGGACCGTCGAGCAGATCAGAGAGGAGGGCTGGAGCGCCCGCGACACGGACGTCACCCTGGCCGAGCTCTACCTGATGTTCGGGAAACCGGGGAAGCTGCAGCTGGAGTACGAGTGGCAGCATGTGGTCGCTCCCTCCAGCAACCAAGAAGACGCACAGTCCTCGGTACCGCCCAGACCCAACAGAACAAACCGGGTTTTACGCTGCCTGCTGAAGCTGGTTCAAACCGAGGTCAATCCTAAACCTGTG GCTCCTGAAGTTTGCTCCACAGCCACATCGCCCCTTAAGAGCCATCAGGAAGAGCAAAACCAATCAATTACTCCCCCAGGAAAAGGCCCCATCGCAGGCGTCCGCAGCCCCAACTGCAGCCGACAGCAGAACTCCGTCCGAGTGGCCAAGATACACTCCCCAAACACTGGTGCCTCAG GTGGCCGTAACCTTCCTCGCTCCCTGCTTGGGGCGCCAAATGCAGGCAGCGATGCAGAAGGCGGCGTGTTTGCAGTACCCACCACACTACCTCCCAACAGCTCCCGCTACAACCGAATGTTCTCCCCCAACAAGGAAGCCCAGCTTGCCTTCAGACAGCAGCTGGATTCCATAAGT ATGCAGTCAGACCTTTTCCTTTATCGGCAGAGGAAACCCAGGAACAGACAACTCCGGAAACCCCTTGTAGTTCAG AGAACGCTGCTGCCCAGGACGACAGGAGACACCCCTCAACACGTCTGCTCCTTCTCCATCCTTTCAAACTCCTCCGCAACAG GGACGGGTTCTTTTCGACCAATCAATACTCGCTTGGCTCCTTCCACTCGCCCCCCCGTGACGAAAACCTCACCCGCGTCATCTAGTTCTGCAGCATCCAGCGAGCTCTCCA GTGCCATCGACCTGGCAGCTAAGTCTGCAGGCATCATCCCCGGCAGTCCCTGTCCAGAACTGGATTCTTCCACTGTTGATGGTGCTTTGCTCACAACACCACCCATTGCTGAAGCTGAACCAGACACCCACCTCCTTCAGCCAAGTGTTTCAGAG AATGGTCAACCTCCTCCATCTCCTGGAGTAAGCGGAGGCAGAGACTCGCTTCTGTCTCCGCCCAGCGTTGCCTCGCTTCTCGACATCTCTCTGCCCGGACCTCCAGAAGAAGCTCTCGCGCCAGGAGAACCTCAGACACAAATCAGTGACTCCATCATCGAGCTTGCCATCAACTCCACACACTATG GAGAGGAGGCTGCGCTCTCTCCAGCCAAGCTGGGTAACGGTGACCACTCCAAACTGTTATCCTCCTCTCCCTCCGTCAGCCCATCCAGAGGCTGGATTCCCTCGCCAAGCCACGACCCCCAGTGGTACCCAAGTGACTCTAGTGACTCCACATTGGGTTGTCTTCTTT CTAGCATGGTGTCTCCTGATAAAAGTAAGAGGACCACCCTGGCCCCCTCTGGCCCCTCCAGCGGCACAGCTCTGCTTGGTCCCAGCCTCCTAGACTGCAACTCCCATGACTCCTTTCAATCCCGTGGCCTTCCGGATGTGGCAGAG ATGGACTCTCAGCTTGCCTGCATGATGAGCGAGAGCAGCGTGGACTACATCGCTCGCTTCAATGACTTGGCTCAGGAGCTGGCAGTGACTGAGCCCTCCATCCCACCTCCGTGA